One Magnolia sinica isolate HGM2019 chromosome 2, MsV1, whole genome shotgun sequence genomic window, GTATTGCTCGGACGTTCTTCTTTCTGAGCTGACTTCTCCTTCTTAGCATATCGACGCAAGTAACTCTTGCAGATAAGGGTCTCGATCTCGTCTTTGAGGTCTACACAGTCGCTCGTATTGTGACCATGATCATGGTGGAATCGGTAATATTTGCGCTTATCTCGATTCTCTGTGTCAGTTTTCATGCAGACAGGCCAGTTTATGAGTCTCTGACCCTTGATATCTAACAATATCTATTCCGCGGAGGTGTTGAGGGAGGGTGTAAGAATGGAATTTGCCCTTGGGTCTTTGGCTTAGCTGAGATCGCGAGGAGCCCGGTCGTCAGGCTTTTTGCTGGACGACCGAGGTTCTTCGTTCCTTtgccttttttcttttgatgacGTTTTAGTAGCTTGGATGTTCCTGCAGGAGTTGGAGAATTCCTCAGCATTGGTATACTTCTGAGCCCTGCTAATGAGCTCGGCCGGGGTAGTCGGTGGATTTTTCCCAATTGAGAAGGTGAACTTCCCTTCTTTGAGGCCGCTGAACATGGCTGAGAGCGCCATCTTGTTGTCGTAATCTTCCACTAATAATGCTTGCTTGTTGAAGCGGACAATATAATTCTTTAGTGGTTCTTTGTTCCCCTGTTTGAGGGTGAACAGATGAGTAGTcagcttccgactcttcttaccagtGATAAACTGGGTAAGGAACAATCTGCTAAGCTTCGCGAAGGAGCTAATCGATTTCGGTTTAAGTTGTTGATACCAACTCCGAGCAGACCCGGAGAGAGTTATCGAAAAGGCTCGGCACATCATGGCATCCGTAGCCGACTGGATTTGCATCCACGATCGGTATAATTCCACGTGCTCTGAGGGGTCTCCGAATCTGGAGAATTGGATGATAGGGGGCATCCTGAACCTTGACGGCATCACCTCGTCCATGATTGCTGAGGCGaaaggaggctcggtctcttccatcatcgtctGGATTGCAGTTGGGACAGACGCAGAGCGCTAGTCCTTCTGAAATGCCTTAAAGTGGTCTCGGAGCTCCTTAAGCTGTGCTTCCAAAGTATTCTGATTCTTAGCTATTGTCTCCTGGAAGGCATCCATCATGTCAGTTGTCTTGCCGCGCCTGCTCCTCTCTAGCCGATGACGGAGGTCGGTAGGTGCTAGAGCCAAAGTGGCGGATACATAAAACTGTTCCATGTCCAGAGCGGGTTCTGGGATTCGTGTGGATTGCTCTTGGGGCACTGTGTCGTGAGCACGGTCGGGATCTCGTGCGGACTGTTCTTGGGATCCGCTGGCCCAGGAGTTGACCGGTTGCTGTCGTGCTTCGGGCATTGGGGTGGCTTCCATTAGGTTTAATGGCGGCTGCTGATTCTACTGCGCCTTCATTCGGCTGATTTTGTCTTTCAGTATCTAGACTTCATTTTGCAACGCCTTGTATTTTCCTCCTCGGCTCCTAGTTCGTTGGGACGGTCCTATTGGAGCCGACTCGGTATACAGTAACGAAGAAGACTGGTGTTGCCCACTGGGTTCGGGTTCCACTACTATCGCCTTtttctttcctctcgccatttTCGGTGAATCCTACTAGCTTTTCGTTTGTGTTTCCCACAGATGGCATTAAAaaatgttgatgtcaaaatcCGGATCACCCACCACTTAATGTTGTGGACCTTCGACAAACCCTGGCCCTGTGCAAAAGGTTAAGCAAAGGAGACTCTAGTTAAGACAAagaaccctccgatgcctaagttaggctaggGAATCGGGGTCTAAGTCGTATGTAGGGAGAGGGTGCTAGATCTTGCGTACCTGTGGCAATAGGGTCCTCTGGCATTTATACTTGTCGGTAGAGAGGATTGCGTccattaatctcggcacgatttactcaatccGGCTGATATTGCAATCATATCTTAATGGCGCGTATCTCCGGGCAAGATCGTCGGTCACATTCGCATCCAGATCGATATCTGGGCTCATCGTGGCGAGTATCATCACGGGCTTAGCCATGGCCTCGGCACATGACGTGTCTCTGCCTAGACTCGGCCTCGGCCTCAACATACGAGGTATCTGTATTCTGATTCGGCCTCGGATCGTACAGACATGAAGTTGAGTACTAATAGTCGGAGTTTGTTGATAAGTCATTGGGGTTGGAGTTCATCTACCAAAGCTAAGGATGAAGATCAGGACACAGCTCGGCCACTCCCCTTCAGACAAGGACAAGCATTCGGATCAGCTGATCAGGATTCTGGTTCCGAGCCCTGACTTGGGAATTGGTCCTTAACGTCGTATCCTCCTTTCGAGGCCTTGCTATCGGATTCATGTAACCTTGGCTGACCCCGATTGTCTTCGTACGAATTTCCCCATAACAATGATGATGGTTCAAATTTAAATTTGGTGAATGTTTTCTATGGTTGTTTATACCCTCAGAGGTTTTATAGTGAACCAATCATATCATAGGGTGATTATTGGATTTTCCATTAAGAGGGAAACTGGTATAGGATTGCAACTTGGGtggggtgggttgggttgggttgggttggttcgGGCTAAGGGACAGCTGAGCCAAAGAAAGCTCCCCAACACGCAATTTGACTGGCTCCAATTTGACCCCAAGGCGCCCAGCCCAAACTCAACCTGATTTCCTCCCTACCTGATCCAACTTGACCCAAATACTTGTATTTATTCCCAACCCGACCGATATTTGTTCAAGCCGAACCCAATTTCGATTGCCATTATCCAACTTGGACCTAAAATAAGAACCTTGACAACCCAACCCAGCCCAGCCTCACCTGAATTCGAGTTTGGTCAATCTGGTTTAGGTTGATCCAAACCTAAGTTGCAGCCCTAGGGTGTTGTTACATTACTTGGGAATAAACGATTAATAGTTTCTCTCTAAATGTTAGGGTTTGATATAAGATACTTCTCCCTTTTGAAACCTTAATCCGAAAGAATTCCTTTCCTTCTAGAAAGATCTGATAAACATTATTAAAATAGGTAGCAAAGTGCATAATGTTCTATTCTTATCTTTGGTTGAGAATTAGTATCTTTGGTGGACTTTGTATCATCTTTAGTAAAAAAGAATCATCATTGATTGAGAATCGACATCTCTGGTGGGCTTTCTTTTATCTCTTCATCTGGCTACAAATCCTTAGTTAACAAGGTTTCTgatcttttttttaatttaatttaatttaatttaattttttcaaaaattttcacttTCACATCCATGGTTCCTGATGCACGTGCCTTCTTATGCACGTGTGCATTTGTAGGTGCAAGGACTTAGCATGTGCTACTGAGCTGGGTGTATTTATTACTAGATATGTTTTGTGGATCCATGACATGAATGAGTTTGTAATATCATGgacgaaagaaagaaaaaaaagaaagaattacATGACTTATGGGCCATGGAgacatttttcatgggccatggTATCATTATAGTTGGGTCCTGATCTAGATTGCTTCATCTAATGGGTCTCCTTGGAGATGGACTGCCCAAAATTTCCTGATTGTAAAATCGAGGCCATTCAATCTTTAGTCTTTCTTGGACTCAACGTGggagattgattttttttttcctgaactgTCTATGTAGGGTGATGATGGAAAGCTGTGATTGTCCTATCAGGGAGATTTTCATGGCATTTCCCTATAAACGGTATGGATCATGCAAACATGGGCCCACCTAAGAAGTGACTAATCCCTTCATTAATCTACCTCCATTCAAATCACCAATCATGGGGCTGTTAACAGGCTGGGCCTGACTAGTGATAATGGCTTCAGCCCAGTTTCTAATAAAAATTATGATTTTTCTTGGCCTACCCCAATCTAGGCGTTTTAATTTCCACGCTTTCTCCGAGAAAGAGCACTTACTTACCGATGTTGATCGAAACAATTTCCAAAGCACAAAAGAAAATAAGGTATACCAGTAAGGTCGTcgaactatgtgggccccaccatgatacgtggAATCGTTTGAACCGTGCATCTCTGGTGCCTCGCCTCTCGGTGTTGATAACTTGATATGCTCAGCTGTATACGGTACTCAGTTAATCCAATTCCATCTGGCACAGtacaaaatcatgcctaaaacaccTACAGTCACTTTGTTGGGCTCATGTTAGTTTTGGAATTGCCTGAAATTCTGTGGGACCTCTCATCTAGGTGGGATGCACATAGTCGACGGGTCGGATGTCTGAAatacatctcggtgggtcccacagaaaattaTGAAGGTTTTCAATGAGCTGACATCTAgtttccactatttcctgtggtgtggcctaccgaAGTCATGGATCAGGTTGGATTTTGGATGGTAGTCCTACCAGGGAGGGtcacatctgatggacggggtggatttctacgGTGGGGGCACATAGTGCTCAACCTTACTGGAACATTTTCCTTCTTATTCTTCTATGTTGCTGTGGTAAGAGTAGCCAGCTATATGTACGAAATTGgaactgttcatcaggtgggcccaccttgtatgctatgtgattaaaaaaaaattggccaTTTtagtcataaggtgggccactttCTCTCAGAGACTACTACTACTGCCGATGGGGTCCACATGCTGAGATGATAGGACGACAGGAACATCCACGTTCTGAATTCTAAACCATTCGGTGGGCCACCATGCAAAACTTTATGACGAATGGATGGCTATGATGGTCGCTTATAGATGAAGTTACAGTGAATGAGAATCCATTgcaaccgtccattctttttgtaTGATGGCCGTTCACTTGATCAATGGACTAGGCCAAGGGCCAGATCCTTGGGCCAAGATTAAGGGCCCAAGTCCTAGGTCTAAAGGCTGGGCCACCCGTCCCAATGCCACCCACCAATCTTTTCGCAATACAATTTGATTGAACATCCAAACGCCCCAGTGATCAACGGGCGGGATTACGACCCATGGACCCTACGTGTGGTCCACTCTAACAACTCTAAATCCAGCCTTCACGTTAGGAATCTGAGCCTATGTTGATTGACCAGTAAAACCTCTGCGGGTCCGTTGTGATGACTTTGACCAATACATATGGACCGTTCTTCGGAATGTCCCCTAATTTCAAGGGTGGTGATTTGATTTCTCCAAGGGTGAGATTGACTACCAATCTTTCTCCTGATTAATTTCTAGAAGGTCACTCACGAGATTTGCGGCCTAAATGTGCTATCTTTCTTCAACCACCCATGGGCTAACATCATTTGAGCCTTTTCATATGGGGCGCGGTTTTGGTGAGTCCGAGGTAACAGATTTGTGGGTtagtccctgaccgtggggcccaccttgatgtatgtcttgtatatccactctatccatcagttTTTGCAGCTCATTCTAGTGTATGATCCCAAAATCAAaagcatatccaattctcaagtggaccacaccacaggaaacagtggtcattgaccaTTAAACGCTGCTTGGGCcgtaggaattttttaatggtcaataaccactgtttcttgtggtgtgatacacttgagatttggatctgtttcatttttgggaccatcccctaaaatgagcgggAAAAACTGGTCGATCGAGTTGATAttcaacatatatatcacggtaggccccacggttGGGGACTCACACACTAAGCTATCAACCggactcacctaatccgcgccctttGAAATGGGTgtcctagagttgtacacgagtcgagttagcttagTTCGCTTGCTAGACTCGACTCAGTGAAGCTTGACTCACCTCGGCTTGAAATTGgaatcggaccgagtcgagctggtttaCAGAGCTTTAAAAAaattcgaaccgagtttgagcttgctcgagctcgacttgactcggatcgaacctcaactcgaattgactcGGATGGAATCGAATTGGTGacttagttattttgatattgatgctactcgccg contains:
- the LOC131225049 gene encoding uncharacterized protein LOC131225049; amino-acid sequence: MEETEPPFASAIMDEVMPSRFRMPPIIQFSRFGDPSEHVELYRSWMQIQSATDAMMCRAFSITLSGSARSWYQQLKPKSISSFAKLSRLFLTQFITGKKSRKLTTHLFTLKQGNKEPLKNYIVRFNKQALLVEDYDNKMALSAMFSGLKEGKFTFSIGKNPPTTPAELISRAQKYTNAEEFSNSCRNIQATKTSSKEKRQRNEEPRSSSKKPDDRAPRDLS